Genomic segment of Mytilus edulis chromosome 12, xbMytEdul2.2, whole genome shotgun sequence:
ttttttttaaaatctttttaacgGACTTTTATTGACACCTTTTCTACatacacatgtacatatataatatcatataattttaaaaaatcaatttaactctgcaattttttttatgtaccaagGCAAGTCCAGAACAGGATGAGAGACttctttatttacaattttatttacgAAAAGGGGTGTTGTACGACCTTGTCCACCCATGAGGGTCTCGCATATGCAgtcggttttgttattttattgattGTCTGTTGATTTCGACCGTACAATAACAATTCAACATTCAATTTGCAGTCTGTCCAATGCTatacaagaagaaaaaaaaaagacacaaactatTTTGATTCTGATTATCTTTCAATTCAAGATAGTATTATTGACTTCATTatcaatgaatgaaaataaatgttctcGTCATGAAAAATTTTGCACAGCTGTACCCCACGTCGTAGTAATGACTTTTGTGTATGGATTTCAAATCTTCCAACACTAGACCCGATTCGGCCACTCTACGCgccatatattttgttaaaatgttctTATTAATCACGGGTTCAtacgttttctcatttctttttagtttcataaaaatattaataacatgTTAATATCATAAATGTTCAATTTAATATTTGCCGCTAAACGTCAAGCAGctattaatagatataggaagatgtggtatgagtggcaatgagacaactctcaatcgaggtaacaatttataaaagtaaaccattataggtcaaggttctgtgtcttttaccttttcttcaattgtatttgatttatttttgttcatctccAGTATTTCCTTTGTTCTCGTGACTGCTCTTCGGCGGATTTCGTCGTCTTTTAGAAACGGCAAAGCCTCTTTTTTAGCAGGTACTTTTTTTGAAATTCGCGCAACCTGATTATGACGTCAGTGAATATTCCGCGAAAATATGACTTCATTTAAAGCGACGTCGCGAAATGTTGACGTTCTTATTAGAAACACCGCGAAATTACAACGTTCTGGTTACCAACGTCGCGAAAACAACacgaaaagttttgaaaacattatTATCTGTCCCTGCTACTGTATCGTATTCCCTTAAACAAATTGGACCTCTTGTTATTCTTTTTTACACTAGCTTTTCCATCAAATTTGCCAGTTATGTCTCTTTGCTGGTTCATTTAAGCGAAAATTTGAAACTATATATAGATTAAAAAGATTAAGGAATAGTACAATAGCCTGATCGTCTGCTCTTAGCAACAAGTAAACATTCTGATCTGGATCTTTAAAAGTCTTGCATATTGTATGTTATTTTAAAACGCTGCAATGAAACAGACCAAAGCACAAGAGTTTTCTTTCTTAGGTGTTCTGTACCCCCTTAAGTGCAACTATTGATGCTTAATCATTTAAGATTGTTCTATTAATCTTATTGTCCGTATGATATAACTGATAATTATCACTTTGCCTCTTGGGTCAATGACCGAAGCCTATTATCTTAATTAACGATGTAATAATCACCTATATGATCAAACTACGTAATAAAAACTTAGAAACCTTTATAGGTTAATATAGTGAAAACAATTAAATCCtgaaataatgaataaaactctGGAAAAATGGCCTGTTAATTCTAAGCAAACTTAAGGTTTTATAATGCCGAAAATGGTTTTGTTGATACTTAAAATGTATAAAACGATACTAATACGTTAATtagacaacaaaacaaaaaaacagtatattttttttcagaggtCAACATGTATGAACAAGTCTTAATTTAACTTGGCAATCTCTTAATCGCTTCTGAtacaaacaaattgtaaaaacaaCTGCAACAATTATATATAGTCATACCTTCTACATGTACCAAACAAATTTTAATAGACAATAAAATCGAAAAtcgaaatgggaaatgtgtcagagagacaacattccgaccaaaaagcagaaaatcATTTAAGGTCAACTTTTATAAGTTATGATTATCATACATTCTCAGGTTAGATTGTTTCCATTGGGATCGTTTATGTGAAGAATCTGATCAGTTCATATCGGTAAACCACTGTTgcgtttaaaaaaatcatataaaaacacaaaaaaaggaTAATAAAAAAGACTGTTTAAACGAAAAGAAGTTCCATTATTGTAAAATACATGACCTACTCAATGTGTGTTGTTTAAATTTCAGAAGGATGAGTCAAAATATCACAATTGGTAAAAGAGCATATTAGAAGACTACTCTGATATCTAGATATTCCAGACTGCTTAAACGTGTTGCTTGTGAGTTAAATCACAAACATAATATGTTGGTCAATCAATTCGCGATAATGACTTATGTAGTGTTGATTTTAATTGGTCTTCCAAATAGCTGTGAGTAAGGAGCATATCCCAACACATACTGTCCGTATAATGTAAACATGCACAAGCGTTAAGTATCAATTGAGAGAGGTAAACATCACACGATGGAGTAGAGGGTATGTTACTTATACAATATCGGAAGTCGATAACTGGAAGTGTTATAGTCATCACGTTTgtcatagacatgatagataagaACTTGATGTCGTAAAATGTTCCACAATGGAGGAAAAGATCAAGATACTCTGACAGATTTTGATGGATATCTTTTATATTACAATTGTTTCtcaaatttatgtataaaaaaaggtAGAGCCATATGACTAAACAATCGTACTGCGCTCGTCAAACGAAACATTTGACAAACCATGCTGTTTAAGATCATATAGAGGAGATCAAGCATAAGATacaatgaaaaactaaaaaaaacatttagacaAATCAAAAATAGTCATTGCTTTCTTTTTTATCCATATTGTGTAGAgagtttaaaacaatataaagtgTCTTAACCAAACTGCAAAAGGGGGAAAAGGGTAATCGCATTGTCATCTGTCGAAACTAATGCCAAAATTCATTAACACTCAATCTAAATGCAAATTGTGGTGCTTTATTATTGTTCTATCAACCTAATTGTCTGTATGATATAACTGTTAATTATCACTTTGTATCATGTGCCAAGTAAAGACCACAATGACCGACGTCTATTACCTTAATTAACGATGTAATTATCACCTATATGATCAAACTACGTAATAAAAACTTAGAAACCTTTATAGGTTAATATAGTGAAAACAATTAAATTCTGAAATAATGAATACAACTTTGGAAAAATGGCCTGTTAATTCTAAGCAAACTTAAGGTTTTATTATGCCGAAAATGGTTTTGTTGATACTTAAAATGTATAAAACGATAATAATACGTTAATtagacaacaaaacaaaaaaacagtatattttttttcagaggtCAACATGTATGCACAAGTCTTAATTTAACTTGGCAATCTCTTATTAATCGCTTCTGAtacaaacaaattgtaaaaacaaCTGTAACTATTATATATAGTCATACCTTCTACGTGTACCAAACAAGTTTAATAGACAATAAAATCGAAAAtcaaaatggggaatgtgtcagagagacaacatTCCGACCAAAGACCAGAAAATCATTTAAGGTCAACTTTTATAAGTTATGATTATCCTACATTCTCAGGTTAGATTGTTTCCATTGGGATCGTTTATGTGAAGAATCTGATCAGTTCAtatcggtaaactactgtcgcgttaaaaaaaatcatataaaaacacaaaaagaggATAACAAAAAAGACTGTTTAAACGAAAATAAGTTCCATTATTGTAAAATACATGACCTACTCAATGTGTGTTGTTTAAGTTTCAGAAGGATGAGTCAAAATATCACAATTGGTAAAAGAGCATATTAGAAGAGAACTCTGATGTCTAGATATTCCAGACTGCTTAAACGTGTTGCTTGTGAGTTGAATCACCAACATAATATGTTGGTCAACCAATTCGCGATAATGACTCATGTAGTGTTGATTTTAATTGGTCTTCCAAATAGCTGTGAGTAAGGAGCACATCCCAACATATACTGTCCGTATAATGTAAACATGCACGAGCGTAAAGTATCAATTGAGAGGTAAACATCACACGATGGAGTAGAGGGTATGTTACTCATACAATATCGGAAGTTGATAACTGGAAAGTTATAGTTATCACGTTTGTTATAGACGTGATAGATAAAAACTTGATGTCGTAAAATGTTCCACAATGGAGGAAAAGATCAAGATACCCTGACATATTTTGATGGATATCTTTTCTAGTACAATTGTTTCtcaaatttatgtataaaaaaggtAGAGCCATATGACTAAACAATCGTACTGTGCACGTCAAACGAAACATTTGACCAACCATGCTGTTTAAGATCATATAAGGAAGATCAAGCATAAGAGGcaatgaaaaactaaaaaaaaaactattaagacAAATCAAAAATATTCATTGCTTTCTTTTTTTATCCATATTGTGTAGagagtttaaaacaaaataaagtgtCTTAACCAAACTGCAAAAGGAGGAAAATGGTAATCGCATTGTTATCTGTCGAAACTAATGCCAAAATTCATTAACACTCAATCTAAATGCAAATTGTGTTGCTTTATTATTATTCTATCAACCTAATTGTCCGTATGATATAACTGTTAATTATCACTTTGTATCATGTGCCAAGTAAAGACCACAATGACCGACGTCTATTACCTTAATTAACGATGTAATAATCACCTATATGATCAAACTACGTAATAAAAACTTAGAAACCTTTATAGGTTAATATAGTGAAAACaattaaattctgaaataaaGAATACAACTTTGGAAAAATGGCTTGCTAATTCTTATTGCACTGCAGATTTATGCTGCCAAGTTTTGTTGTGATTTAAAATGAATAACACGAAATGAGTGGTGTAGTGTTTACGTTAATGAGACAACAAAATCACATTATGTTTCTTTCTCAGAGTTATGAATAAGTCTGAATTTAACATGGCATTCTTCAGATCGcctttttacaaaacaaaaattattgaaaaaaacaaaacaattatatacAGTCATACCTACTATTGAGGTCATTTTATTTAATACAAACCTTTTAAGGTCAATAAAGTTTTGATCAGTTGTGATATGTATGGGTTATATATGAATGATCAGATGGTTTTccattttggataattttttaaCAGAATGTTGTCACTTTTTGATTCTTTTTAGTATTGATTTGAATGTCAATATAAATGTCAACCTTTGCATCTTAAGTGATTAAATTTATTGGCAGGTGGCGTGAAAATCCTTAAAGTTTTTAATAAACAGATCCACGTGTAATGCCCTAATTTTTTAGTATATAAGAAAAACGAGACCAAgacaaaattaaagattttacgaACTTTCATCAGGTGAATTGATAGTGATTTCGATTGTTTTATTCATGATCACTGCTATCATGGATACATGTTTGATTAACGCTCTTCATTCAGGAAAGTTTAAACTAGCAAATATTTTAATACAAGGAGGCCATAATGTTAATATTTGCAACTCTAAAGGCGCTACACCATTGATGTTGGCTAGCAAACTTAAGGTTGACATTGAAGATATGCCAAAGAAAATTGAGCTGATGGAAGCTCTTCTGAATCATCATGCAACACTGGCGTCTGTTGATAGAAATGGAAGAACTGCGCTGATGTATGCATTACACTCAGAATGTACAGAAGCTATACAGTTGCTAAAAAGTCATGGATTATTCAACACAGTAAGTTCCCAAACGAAGTTTGAAAGAACACGATCGGAAGAACTAACGTTTTTCAGCAGTTTTGAAAGTGACGAATAATTCAAAAGATTGATTTCACCTAATTTTGAATACTTTGATAGATTTTGAATtatcaaatatattgttttataattgtgtgaaaatttactataaaatgtataccatgtataaataaataaaatgaaatatttaaaaaacaaaacactgCCAATCATATCTACTGCATTAATCCGAGGGAACTCGTAGTGTAGGGAACTGTTGCCGATGTGTTATCCGATGTAGCAGGTAACAAGTCTGGTATGTAAAGATCTTTTCCCGTCACATAACTTTTGCAACAATTCATAGGTAATATTTCCTTCGTTTCATTTCTGTCAATATGGAAACAATTTTAGAAATAGATTCAAGTTCTCATCTTTTATTCTGAACGGTCCAATGTAACTGCTACTAGTACTTATTTATAATATTCTTGTTAaataggggcgaaatataccagaaggacattcaactCATAGATCAAAACGCAATGGCCAAaacagaaaaatacaaacagacaaacaattgtacaaaagataacattaaagactgagcaacacgaactaccaaaaacttggggtgatctcaggtgctccggaagaggtaatcagatcttgctccacatgtggcactcgtcgctAGCTCATGTTAtcacaaacccggtaaatagcctaattcggtaggtcatattgaGAACTGAATTGtggttacgacataaggaacatatccgatattatcagtgaaacggatattccataacggtcaaacaatttatgatggcgtccgtaaaattttcaaAGGATTTctcaaaactttatgacaaaagataagattttaacttcaccatttggaacttttgattTAATAgatttcttgtgagcagcaacactctaTCGAGGAAATCAaagctgctggaatgttgctacatagaaatcaAAAGTTTACAGTTAGGttgctaaaatcatctcttttgtcgtaaagttttgccttaaacaaccaacattgtcaatttctagatgtaagtcaagatttgTGTAGGTCCAAGTTGAGCTTGAAATATACGTACCCAGATgttaaacaaataatgaaaattcTTGTTTCAAAAAAGTAAATGAGTAGTTTCAAAAAAGTTAATGCAACTGTAGTCCCAAATATGGAATATAACAATTGCAACTCATACCTCGAAATAGGGATAATTTGCTTTCTTTTAGTGTCcgactcatagatcaaaaataaactgacaacgccatggctaaaaaaatatttgtgaaattttgAAACTGACATTAAAATTTTTAGATCAACCGTCGGGGAATTCTGTTTGATACATGCACTGTTTGTTTaaacagttatttatttttataatgattaagattatatcaAGTGTTGACTGCTGTCGCTCAGTTTTGACGGTGTTACCAATTATGctttttgttttgctcacacattggtGTCATTACAATGGAATTTAATCCAACTGTCATGCAGGCAAAAGGTTTTGCTAGCTATGAAACTAACTTTAATTCCTTATTTTTACATatggaaatgcctgtacaaaatcaggaatatgacagctgttttccatTTGTAAGATGTGTTtaagatttgaaaataaactcaGTATAGATAccataattaaattttgtatttacgcgcgttttgtttacaaaagactaATCGCGAATCCAAAAAAGAGAAAATAGCCAAAtgaagtaagaagttgaagagcattgagaaccaaattcctaaaagtttaccgaatacagctatggtaatctattcctgaggtaaacaAATTATGCCATTTTATAAAGAATCTTTCGAGTTAAATTTCAGTTTGAGATtggtattatcatgattattgtcattttacattttgttcaATTAAAGAGTAGAAAAAGGCAAGATTAGTTTACTGAAGTTCAAGGTCATAaaatcaattgaaagaaaacaaatccgggctggAAACTAATACCGAGGTAAACACGGATGTGTTTATATATTCGTTAAGGTAACAGTTTTTGATTTTTACACCTTAATATAATAAGACGTTTAATTTGTTAGTAAAATATACTTACAGCAGGAGATCTTATTTAATACTTAGCTAAAAGTAGACAAAGTTAATTTCAAATAATGTATCAACATGCGGTATCTCTTAACTAAATAACACATTTTGATGACATTTAAATTGCAACACTGTTAATggcattttccaaaaaaaaaaaaaaatgacgttgTGTGTTGTCTATCTACAATCACGTGGTTTTGAATAACTATATCGTATTATTTTTTGTTCGACGGTTCTGTCATcaacaaaagttgaaaaattaccgaccccccccccctccaccCCATCCCCCAAAAAAGTGAATTGCTAAAACCACTATGATAAATTGTTTCAGCCTCGCCTTCTAATAGCAAAtacgatttttttctcaataaaccCATCATTTTCTATTAAATAACTAAGTTTGCTATTATATAAAAAGGTAAATAAATGATTATTAATTAATTACCATTGCTTGTATCTTTGGTgacttttatttatcaaattatatagtatagataaaggcaacagcattataccagtattaaaaagaaaaagaaaaccatACGACAGCGAACTATTTGAgaacaactgcaatattccttACTTCGTATAGTACTGGAAATTTTTAGAGAAAAAACATGATTGGTTGAATCTGGACAATTGG
This window contains:
- the LOC139499348 gene encoding ankyrin repeat domain-containing protein 34B-like, whose product is MDTCLINALHSGKFKLANILIQGGHNVNICNSKGATPLMLASKLKVDIEDMPKKIELMEALLNHHATLASVDRNGRTALMYALHSECTEAIQLLKSHGLFNTVSSQTKFERTRSEELTFFSSFESDE